In a single window of the uncultured Tolumonas sp. genome:
- a CDS encoding transposase, with protein sequence MVLQSARGRGLQFSDNAIATVLMLKNVFKLPLHKQPEISRTGKISIINA encoded by the coding sequence ATGGTACTCCAGTCGGCTCGTGGCCGGGGCCTTCAATTTAGTGATAACGCGATTGCTACGGTATTGATGCTGAAAAATGTGTTCAAACTGCCATTGCACAAACAACCGGAAATCTCTCGGACTGGAAAAATCAGTATCATAAACGCTTAA